The nucleotide window ATTTAATAATTTAATGACTATTAAAGGAATTGGTTGTAAAACTGCACAGACAATTTTGACAAATGATTGAAATATGATTTGTATTTTGGCCGAACAGGAAGAGAGATTGAAACTAGCTGAATTAAGAGGATTCAATTTAAAAACAGCTAATCTTTTTATTTATGCTCTAAAAAATACTAAATTTCTAAAAAACTCCTTTATTAGAAATTTTGAAAGTCTTTGTATTAAAGAAAATAATTCTTCCTATATGGAAGATGAAATAATTTCTTCATTAATCAAAATTGGATATACATTTGAAGATATTAAGCGAGCCTTAGTAATTATTAAGGAGAATAATTCTCAATTAAATGATTTCAATTCAATAATTAATGAATGTTTAAAAGCAATTTCACAATTTAAATATCATTAATTCAGCATGAAATTAGATATTTCAAATTTAAGACCCTCAAATCTAAATGAATTCATTGGAAAGCCTGAAATAATAAAAAGTTTGAAAATTGGAATAGAAGTAG belongs to Mycoplasma parvum str. Indiana and includes:
- the ruvA gene encoding Holliday junction branch migration protein RuvA, with protein sequence MHYLKAQIISIHKNYVIAENNNIGYKIYLAEANSLKEGDNYLIYLFKEFKLDNKNQIISHLYGFLTEKEYELFNNLMTIKGIGCKTAQTILTNDWNMICILAEQEERLKLAELRGFNLKTANLFIYALKNTKFLKNSFIRNFESLCIKENNSSYMEDEIISSLIKIGYTFEDIKRALVIIKENNSQLNDFNSIINECLKAISQFKYH